The genomic window ATAGAAATAGTACCAGCAGGAGAAGCAAAAGATGTCGGATTTGACAGGGCACTAATTGGTGCTTATGGTCAAGATGACAGGGTTTGTGTTTACACTTCACTAGAAGCTATACTTAATCTAGAAGAAACACCAAGCAAAACCGCTGTATGTTTTTTAGTTGACAAAGAAGAAATTGGATCAACTGGATCAACTGGACTAAATTCAAGATATCTTGAATATTTCGTATCAGACATAATATTTAAACTTAAAGAAGATAAATATAACAATCTCCTTGTTCAAAAAGTATTATGGAACTCAAAAAGCATATCTGCTGATGTTTGTGGTGCAATAAATCCCCTATTTAAATCAGTTCATGATGAACAAAACGCACCTAAATTGGGATATGGAATACCTATAATGAAATACACAGGTCACGGGGGTAAAATCATGGCTAGTGATTCTGATGCTGAGCTTGTCTCTTATATTAGGAATTTACTAAATAAAAATAACATAGCTTGGCAAGTAGCCACACTTGGAAAAGTAGACGAAGGTGGTGGCGGAACTGTTGCAAAATTCTTAGCACATTATGGAATAAGAACAATAGACATGGGACCTGGTGTTATTAGTATGCACTCACCATTTGAAATCACTTCTAAATTTGACATATATACTTCTTATATGGCTTATAAAGCGTTCTTTGAAGGATAACTAAATGAATAAAGAAACAATAAAAACATCGGAACATATTTTAGAATGCTTTGGGGGCATTGCAAACATTAAACAAGTAAACAAAGATTTAACTAGAATAAAAATCTTAGTTGACAGCAACTCTTTAGTTAAAAGAGAAAATCTAACAGACGATCGAAATATAATAGGAGCAATTAAATCAAATGAATTTACAGAAATTGTAATGAATTTTGAAATAATTGACGATGTTTATAGCAATATCATATATATGATGAATAAACAAACATAAGTAGGACCCGTTTGGGTCCTAAAATTTAAAATTTCTTATATAATCAACAACAGCTTCAGGTTTTAATTCTTTATTTAAGATTTTATACACTATATTAACTAGATTATGCTCATTTGAATTATTACCTAAATATTTTAAAAGCACAGAAACTTCCTTAGAAGCAACTATACCCTCTGGCAAATAACCAATTTTATGAATATTATTTATCAAATCATCTATATCTGTTAAACCTTCTAAGATATTTTTACTAATAATTTCACGACCAAATCGCCTATTTCTTCCAAAAATACTTCTACAAGTAACATCTAAATCTCCAGAACCAGCTAAAAATAAAAATGTTCCCTCATTGCAAGCGCCAAGCTTAAACGCAATATTTCGCATGTCATTTAATGAAACTGAAAATAAAAAAGACTCCGTATTATTTCCAATCAAATTTGGATCTTTAATTTTTATCTCATCTAAAATTCCAAATGCAATTGCAAATATATTTTTCAAAGCCGATGCTATCTGAACACCCAAAACATCATCGCTATAAAACATAGAAATAGAAGTGGCACTAAATAAATCAATAAATTCAAAAGCATTTGCTCTGTTTTTACTGGCAGCCACAAGGCCTGTAATAACTCCAAGTCCAACTTCTTCAGCATGACTTGGCCCTGCAATATAAGTAATTTCATCTTTATATTCTCTTAAAACACTTTCTGCTACCTCTACAAT from Borrelia hermsii DAH includes these protein-coding regions:
- a CDS encoding aminopeptidase — protein: MTKQNPWVSLNEKERNNVLEFAQKYKKFLSTVKTEREATNYAIQKAKEKGFINACEKQEFKAGDKIFYTCRNKNIALIFIGREPIENGMNFIVSHTDSPRLDAKPSPIAEENEFTMMKTNYYGGIKKYQWLSLPLSIRGVIFLQNGEKVEINIGDDNNDPVFVIPDILPHLDRKVQRDKKADDIIEGENLKIIIGSLPIDTKEKEKVKFATLKLIKEKYKIEEEDFVSAEIEIVPAGEAKDVGFDRALIGAYGQDDRVCVYTSLEAILNLEETPSKTAVCFLVDKEEIGSTGSTGLNSRYLEYFVSDIIFKLKEDKYNNLLVQKVLWNSKSISADVCGAINPLFKSVHDEQNAPKLGYGIPIMKYTGHGGKIMASDSDAELVSYIRNLLNKNNIAWQVATLGKVDEGGGGTVAKFLAHYGIRTIDMGPGVISMHSPFEITSKFDIYTSYMAYKAFFEG
- a CDS encoding PTS transporter subunit EIIB → MNKETIKTSEHILECFGGIANIKQVNKDLTRIKILVDSNSLVKRENLTDDRNIIGAIKSNEFTEIVMNFEIIDDVYSNIIYMMNKQT
- a CDS encoding NAD(P)H-dependent glycerol-3-phosphate dehydrogenase, which codes for MKISIVGAGAWGTAISKVLADKFKDNVFIWSFEEDVRDSINNDHENVKYLKDIKLPDNLIASSDLLDVVSQSDYVFVATPSLYTLNVFNKLKSMYATKKFNLAILTKGFITIDGKPCPIVEVAESVLREYKDEITYIAGPSHAEEVGLGVITGLVAASKNRANAFEFIDLFSATSISMFYSDDVLGVQIASALKNIFAIAFGILDEIKIKDPNLIGNNTESFLFSVSLNDMRNIAFKLGACNEGTFLFLAGSGDLDVTCRSIFGRNRRFGREIISKNILEGLTDIDDLINNIHKIGYLPEGIVASKEVSVLLKYLGNNSNEHNLVNIVYKILNKELKPEAVVDYIRNFKF